From one Candidatus Glassbacteria bacterium genomic stretch:
- a CDS encoding HAMP domain-containing protein, whose amino-acid sequence MEQTTRSKAFLSLRFKTIITLILVHSILISTLIFYTIAGHHRMVEEITKEHYTSIYSTFAPLVVEAVQNKDLDAIRWFLAGLENNPEIIYAAIFDKNNMLLDKWSRAEFKDHLHLEFLKQQDERPTEASSHEIGHPSGFFHREGHNFNFLIPFERDQTYLGKVHIGINTARINQRLAEESVRGIQITVGAIILGMLVILAIDRRLRNIMTRLIRVTRKMAEGDLSEKVEIRTGDEIEVLGNSFNLMAGAIQEREAVIEKHKSHLEEMVQERTRELAEERDKLQAILDHIPSAVIFLNNNLKIKMVNARFESIVKRSSTDFLERQCSEGLCPWLGTHECKVKECLEDGEIKSRLIHKKTGSLYGQHFEQLAIPLFRENQPYGVLEIITDISAKYEMQHRLIRAEKLSTTGKFAALLAHEIRNSLTSTKMILQLLLEKVRENERNDVAVALDATLKMEQKVNDLLKFARPEKIRKSSHNLHRLIEECVQLAQHQFQIKSIHLDLDLDPHIKKVLLDRDHMEKVFINLFFNAVDAIAESGSVKITTQLSTLSDTLYDYAALPADENDVSSSAAVQKIVLNKGEPVVIIEVSDTGEGIPPESIPRIFDPFYTTKTKGSGLGLSLTKRIINAHDGIITVQSELKKGSTFTIYLPSKAPSE is encoded by the coding sequence ATGGAACAGACTACAAGATCCAAGGCGTTTCTCAGCTTACGCTTCAAAACTATTATCACTTTGATTCTTGTGCATTCAATACTGATCAGTACGCTGATTTTTTATACAATTGCAGGTCATCATCGCATGGTGGAAGAGATCACTAAAGAGCATTATACATCCATCTATTCCACCTTCGCTCCGTTAGTTGTCGAAGCAGTGCAAAATAAGGATCTGGATGCTATAAGATGGTTTTTGGCTGGACTGGAGAACAATCCTGAAATCATCTACGCTGCGATTTTCGATAAAAACAACATGTTGCTGGATAAATGGTCTCGTGCCGAGTTCAAGGACCATTTGCATCTGGAATTCCTGAAACAGCAGGATGAACGCCCCACGGAAGCAAGCAGCCATGAAATTGGCCATCCCAGCGGTTTTTTCCATCGAGAAGGACATAATTTTAACTTCCTGATCCCTTTTGAAAGGGATCAAACCTATCTCGGCAAAGTTCACATTGGCATAAATACCGCACGCATCAACCAGCGCTTAGCTGAAGAAAGCGTCCGGGGAATCCAGATAACCGTCGGTGCAATAATATTGGGTATGCTGGTAATTTTGGCGATAGACCGGCGCTTAAGAAATATTATGACTCGTTTGATTAGGGTTACAAGAAAAATGGCGGAGGGAGACTTATCTGAAAAAGTTGAAATCCGTACAGGAGATGAAATAGAAGTATTGGGGAACTCGTTTAATCTGATGGCCGGTGCTATACAGGAACGGGAAGCAGTTATTGAAAAACATAAAAGTCACCTTGAGGAAATGGTTCAAGAAAGAACAAGAGAACTCGCCGAAGAGCGAGACAAATTGCAGGCAATCCTTGATCATATTCCCAGCGCGGTCATTTTTTTAAATAATAACTTGAAAATAAAGATGGTAAACGCCAGGTTCGAATCAATTGTTAAGCGGTCATCCACGGATTTCCTTGAGAGGCAATGTTCCGAGGGCCTTTGTCCATGGCTTGGAACTCATGAGTGCAAAGTCAAGGAGTGCCTCGAGGATGGAGAAATAAAAAGCAGATTAATTCACAAGAAAACGGGATCTCTCTATGGGCAGCACTTCGAGCAACTGGCCATTCCCCTGTTTCGTGAAAATCAACCCTATGGAGTCCTGGAAATCATCACGGATATATCTGCGAAGTACGAGATGCAGCATCGGCTCATCAGGGCAGAAAAGTTATCTACAACAGGAAAGTTCGCTGCCTTGCTGGCTCATGAAATTCGAAATTCCCTGACCTCGACAAAAATGATCCTGCAGTTACTCCTTGAAAAAGTACGGGAAAATGAGCGCAATGATGTCGCGGTTGCCTTGGATGCCACATTGAAGATGGAACAGAAAGTCAACGATCTGCTGAAATTCGCGCGGCCTGAAAAAATCAGGAAATCTTCTCACAATTTACATCGGTTGATTGAGGAATGCGTCCAGTTGGCCCAGCATCAATTTCAAATTAAATCCATTCATCTCGATTTGGATTTGGACCCTCATATCAAGAAGGTCTTGCTAGACAGGGACCATATGGAAAAAGTTTTTATAAACCTTTTTTTCAACGCTGTGGATGCCATCGCAGAATCCGGCAGCGTTAAAATTACCACCCAGCTTAGCACACTCTCAGATACGCTTTATGACTATGCCGCCCTCCCCGCCGATGAAAACGACGTTTCATCTTCTGCCGCAGTTCAGAAAATAGTTCTAAATAAAGGAGAGCCGGTTGTTATAATTGAAGTGTCGGATACCGGAGAAGGTATTCCACCGGAGAGCATTCCCAGAATCTTCGATCCCTTTTATACTACAAAAACAAAGGGTTCCGGCTTGGGACTTTCTCTGACGAAGCGAATTATCAACGCCCACGATGGCATAATAACAGTTCAAAGTGAACTGAAAAAAGGATCGACTTTCACTATTTACCTTCCGAGTAAGGCGCCCAGTGAATGA
- a CDS encoding sigma-54-dependent Fis family transcriptional regulator, which translates to MMGNNKILIVDDDPNIRYAFVKTFEAEKVSVLQAQNGKEAIQVLKNENPQVIFLDYSMPELDGFGVMETMKEQEIDIPTIMITGVGTMQTAIKAVQLGAYEYITKPLDVDKIRILAHRAIEVFHLKERVKGLESTIQSFPQQYELVGNHPLMQEIYKKIGAVTGTPNSTNILINGESGTGKELVARAIHSHGPNRDQPFIAINCTVLPESLMESEIFGHEKGAFTGAVEKRLGKFEVAQGGTIFLDEIGDLSPNLQQKLLRVIQERNFERLGSNTSIPVEARFITSTNQDLPKAIVEGSFREDLFYRLNAITIHLPPLRERKADIPLLSNVFLQRYTDQMDNNIVDIDPKVKDLLVQYDYPGNVRELENIIKGAAMLEKSGLLRPGSLPQHIYDSPERARFVFPVKSMNWRDARRQMIQQFEKQFVTELLQQSRGNVTQAAHVAGIERQSFQRIMKKHHLFSADFKH; encoded by the coding sequence ATGATGGGTAATAATAAAATACTCATTGTCGACGACGACCCTAATATCAGGTATGCTTTCGTTAAAACTTTTGAAGCCGAAAAGGTTTCTGTCCTCCAGGCTCAAAACGGGAAAGAAGCCATCCAGGTATTGAAAAATGAAAATCCACAGGTAATCTTCCTGGATTATTCGATGCCGGAACTGGACGGTTTTGGCGTGATGGAGACAATGAAAGAGCAGGAGATCGATATTCCGACTATTATGATCACCGGAGTGGGCACCATGCAGACAGCTATTAAAGCTGTCCAACTGGGTGCTTACGAATATATCACCAAACCGCTGGACGTTGATAAAATCCGAATCCTTGCCCATAGAGCAATCGAAGTATTTCATCTCAAAGAACGGGTGAAGGGGCTTGAATCCACCATTCAATCTTTTCCGCAGCAATACGAACTGGTAGGCAATCACCCCCTGATGCAGGAAATATATAAAAAAATCGGAGCAGTGACCGGCACGCCCAACTCTACTAACATACTTATCAACGGGGAAAGTGGAACTGGGAAAGAACTGGTGGCAAGGGCTATTCATAGCCATGGGCCCAATCGTGACCAGCCGTTTATCGCCATCAACTGTACGGTACTGCCTGAATCCCTGATGGAAAGCGAGATTTTCGGGCATGAGAAAGGCGCTTTTACTGGGGCGGTTGAAAAACGGCTCGGAAAATTTGAAGTGGCCCAGGGTGGGACAATATTTTTGGATGAAATCGGAGACCTTTCGCCGAACCTGCAGCAGAAGCTGCTGCGGGTGATTCAGGAGCGCAACTTTGAGCGGCTCGGCAGCAACACCTCCATACCGGTTGAGGCCAGGTTTATCACCTCCACGAATCAGGACCTGCCTAAAGCGATAGTAGAAGGAAGTTTTCGCGAGGACCTGTTTTACCGTTTAAACGCAATCACCATTCATCTTCCCCCGCTCAGGGAGAGAAAAGCGGATATTCCCCTGTTGTCCAACGTTTTTTTACAACGCTATACCGATCAGATGGATAATAATATTGTTGACATCGACCCCAAGGTTAAGGACTTGCTGGTTCAGTACGATTACCCCGGCAATGTCAGAGAGCTGGAAAACATCATCAAAGGAGCGGCAATGCTGGAGAAAAGCGGTCTTCTTCGCCCCGGCAGCCTGCCTCAACATATTTACGACTCGCCTGAACGGGCCAGGTTCGTTTTTCCAGTAAAAAGTATGAACTGGCGGGATGCCCGCCGTCAGATGATCCAACAGTTCGAAAAACAGTTTGTTACTGAACTCTTGCAGCAGAGTCGGGGTAATGTCACCCAGGCGGCTCATGTCGCCGGGATCGAACGCCAGAGCTTCCAGAGGATCATGAAAAAACACCATTTGTTTTCCGCGGACTTTAAACACTGA
- a CDS encoding NAD(P)-binding protein, whose protein sequence is MMRERINLHWWETNFPCRQACPVQTEAGRYVSLIGQGRYEEAYRVARRSNPLASICGRICAAPCEEVCTRGTIDSSLAIRALKRFTCERYGVESMLDLASVQDILSKRLRSTGKWVSVIGSGPAGLAAAHDLALLGHQVSLFEAQDVLGGMLTLGIPEYRLPRELIRLEINVIINLGIDVHLGKKLGVDFSLADLWENGYNAIFLALGAHGGRELRIDGIHADGVIQGLDFLLNANRGYRVQMGEKILVIGGGNVAFDVARTAARRIGKEERQVSDMVSALDVARSAIRFGAKQVEMICLESEEEIPADAEEIEDASQEGIRILYSRGPKRVLTRQGKVTGLEVLSVSSVFDEQGKFNPSFVEGSEETLETDSIICAIGQEPDLSFLPPEVELQIGPNRTIQVDPKTLVTSEPGIWAGGDLAFGPRNVIHAVADGKRAATSIHQYLLNSAPSTRQHVRIFVPDTFSYRPTVDFDRLPPQKAPKLPLDRRTGIAQVELGFNENQARREGKRCLRCWINTIFEGREEKGTECILCGGCEDVCPEKCIEILPGRAVSGEEELMQELSAAKIPGGKNRQSSVAGPGAVIIKDETRCIRCGLCAKRCPVGCITMQALFFEETADVR, encoded by the coding sequence ATGATGAGAGAGAGGATTAATCTCCATTGGTGGGAAACCAATTTCCCCTGCCGGCAGGCCTGCCCGGTGCAGACCGAGGCTGGCAGGTATGTGTCCCTGATCGGCCAGGGGAGATATGAAGAAGCTTACCGGGTAGCCCGGCGTAGCAATCCCCTGGCCTCAATCTGTGGCAGAATCTGCGCCGCGCCCTGCGAGGAAGTCTGCACCAGGGGAACAATTGATTCATCTCTCGCCATCCGGGCTTTGAAGCGCTTTACCTGTGAACGGTACGGTGTGGAGAGCATGCTGGATCTGGCAAGTGTTCAGGACATTTTAAGTAAGCGATTACGTTCCACCGGGAAATGGGTCTCCGTTATTGGCAGCGGACCTGCCGGGCTGGCCGCGGCCCACGACCTGGCCCTGCTGGGGCATCAGGTCTCCCTGTTTGAAGCCCAGGATGTTCTGGGAGGTATGCTGACCCTGGGTATCCCGGAATACCGCCTGCCGCGTGAACTGATCCGTCTTGAAATCAATGTTATCATAAATCTGGGGATCGATGTCCACCTTGGGAAAAAACTGGGGGTCGATTTTTCCCTGGCTGACTTGTGGGAAAACGGTTACAACGCCATTTTTCTCGCTCTGGGAGCCCACGGAGGCCGGGAATTGAGAATCGACGGCATCCATGCCGATGGCGTTATCCAGGGCCTGGATTTTCTCCTCAATGCCAATCGCGGCTACCGCGTACAGATGGGAGAGAAAATTCTGGTAATCGGAGGTGGCAATGTGGCATTCGATGTGGCTCGTACAGCCGCCCGACGCATAGGCAAAGAAGAACGGCAGGTCTCCGATATGGTAAGCGCTCTCGATGTTGCCCGCTCAGCCATACGTTTCGGTGCAAAACAGGTGGAGATGATCTGCCTGGAATCAGAGGAGGAGATCCCTGCTGATGCAGAAGAAATAGAGGACGCCTCCCAGGAAGGGATCCGCATCCTTTACTCACGCGGGCCAAAGCGAGTCCTGACCCGCCAGGGGAAAGTAACAGGATTGGAAGTACTTTCCGTCTCATCGGTCTTCGACGAGCAGGGAAAGTTCAACCCTTCTTTTGTCGAGGGAAGTGAAGAGACACTGGAGACAGACTCCATCATCTGCGCTATTGGCCAGGAACCGGACCTGTCTTTCCTCCCTCCCGAGGTGGAACTACAGATCGGGCCCAACCGTACAATTCAGGTGGATCCGAAAACCCTGGTCACTTCAGAGCCGGGGATCTGGGCCGGGGGGGATTTGGCTTTCGGACCGCGTAACGTGATACACGCCGTGGCCGATGGCAAAAGAGCTGCGACTTCAATCCATCAGTATTTGTTGAATTCAGCTCCCTCGACCAGGCAACATGTGCGTATTTTCGTGCCGGATACCTTTTCCTACCGGCCGACAGTGGATTTTGACAGACTCCCGCCGCAGAAGGCCCCCAAGCTGCCGCTCGACAGACGGACCGGGATCGCCCAGGTTGAACTTGGATTCAACGAAAACCAGGCCAGGCGTGAGGGCAAAAGATGCCTCCGCTGTTGGATCAATACAATCTTTGAAGGCAGGGAAGAGAAGGGCACGGAGTGTATCCTCTGCGGGGGCTGCGAGGATGTCTGTCCGGAGAAATGCATTGAGATCCTCCCCGGAAGAGCGGTCAGCGGGGAAGAGGAGCTGATGCAGGAGCTTTCCGCGGCGAAAATACCTGGTGGGAAAAACCGACAATCAAGCGTGGCCGGCCCCGGAGCGGTAATCATTAAAGACGAAACTCGGTGTATCCGCTGCGGTCTGTGCGCTAAAAGGTGCCCGGTCGGTTGCATCACGATGCAGGCATTATTCTTCGAGGAGACTGCCGATGTCCGATAG
- a CDS encoding Rieske 2Fe-2S domain-containing protein, translating into MSDRPQEENSFYSRRKFFVALGSGALAAATGGGLVLTGEFLTPNVLFEPPSRFLVGTPDQYSLGSVVYLTKAKVFIIRDEAGYFYALSAVCTHLGCIVNWKLQDEFIACPCHGSRFNKIGEVIDGPAPEPLNHFAMNLTEEGFLEVDKEIIVDLFEILKV; encoded by the coding sequence ATGTCCGATAGACCTCAGGAAGAAAACTCCTTTTACTCCCGGCGCAAGTTTTTTGTCGCGCTTGGCAGTGGAGCCTTGGCCGCTGCCACGGGAGGAGGGCTGGTGCTGACCGGAGAATTTCTGACCCCGAACGTGCTTTTCGAGCCACCGAGCAGATTTCTGGTTGGGACACCGGATCAATACTCCCTCGGTTCCGTTGTATATCTCACTAAAGCTAAAGTGTTCATTATCCGCGATGAAGCCGGATATTTCTATGCTCTTTCGGCTGTCTGTACTCACCTGGGATGCATAGTCAACTGGAAACTCCAGGATGAGTTTATCGCCTGTCCCTGTCACGGGAGTCGCTTCAACAAGATCGGTGAGGTGATCGACGGCCCGGCGCCAGAGCCGTTGAATCACTTCGCCATGAATTTGACCGAGGAAGGTTTTCTGGAGGTGGACAAAGAAATAATCGTAGATCTTTTCGAAATTCTCAAAGTATAA
- a CDS encoding DUF4405 domain-containing protein, giving the protein MNLLKKITGGRIWRSIFRTGLPDTNYRRSLVILNNFFLHIHSAKVKKSSIKFTTTFYLGGLSFALFLILTVTGIFVMFYYHPSVPLAFQDMKDLEFVVSNGKFLRNLHRWAAHAMVLLVSLHMLRVFFARAFKPPREFNWVIGVILLTLTLLLSYTGYLLPWDQLAYWGVSVGTNMMKAVPVFGEKIRFLLIGGNIISANALLRFYVLHCVILPLIMALLIGVHFWRIRKDGGLGTNSESEPASRDIIMGGTLTSRKAEFNSHSIKDKSE; this is encoded by the coding sequence ATGAACCTGTTAAAAAAAATAACCGGGGGAAGAATCTGGCGGTCGATATTTCGCACTGGCCTGCCCGATACAAATTATCGCCGATCACTGGTGATCTTGAACAACTTTTTTCTGCACATCCATTCAGCAAAAGTAAAAAAAAGTTCCATCAAATTCACGACAACTTTTTACCTTGGTGGTCTATCTTTTGCGCTTTTTCTGATCCTGACTGTCACCGGGATATTTGTAATGTTTTACTACCACCCCTCGGTCCCCCTGGCTTTCCAGGACATGAAAGACCTGGAGTTCGTAGTCTCCAATGGGAAATTCCTGCGCAACCTGCACCGCTGGGCGGCTCATGCGATGGTGCTGTTAGTCAGCCTGCACATGCTCCGGGTCTTTTTTGCCCGCGCTTTCAAGCCTCCCAGGGAATTCAACTGGGTTATCGGCGTAATCCTGCTGACCCTTACTCTGCTGCTCAGTTATACCGGCTACCTGTTGCCCTGGGACCAGTTGGCTTACTGGGGTGTGTCCGTCGGCACCAACATGATGAAAGCGGTGCCTGTTTTCGGCGAAAAGATTCGGTTCCTCCTGATCGGGGGGAATATAATCAGCGCAAACGCTCTTCTGCGGTTCTATGTCCTCCACTGTGTCATTCTGCCACTGATTATGGCTCTTTTAATCGGGGTCCATTTCTGGCGCATTCGCAAAGATGGTGGCCTGGGAACGAATTCAGAGTCGGAACCCGCGTCGAGGGATATTATCATGGGAGGCACTCTCACTTCTCGAAAAGCTGAATTTAACTCTCATTCAATTAAAGACAAGTCAGAATGA
- a CDS encoding c-type cytochrome, which translates to MKDLSKQFGFVSLLFLVIMAVSPVKEHFRQWRQMQRSYNKYIEILPQRLSPVKKGLKQIWIPDLGVIDRCSTCHLGSTEPALKDAPVPFATHPEIYHQPEEFGCTPCHQGQGLATDMKSAGGKVEFWEEPILSRPFIESSCGTCHQEDLNNQAPLLNEGLELIEEYNCAGCHEIKGLDKEFAPRLDGLGSKVNRQWLVRWLTEPAKVVASTLMPDFRLTEEEINLLADFLLTFKEYPTPVELEPLPEVLRQEEILDELYEPGETLFRTARCISCHLVNGKGGSVAPEIGTIASKASLEWIYNFLRNPHALQPGTPMAQYSFSDEELQSVTAYIAMELVDWDAPEQTDDSTDQPDPNYYEKGLKLFQNYNCGGCHSLSGIALGEQTGPSLSNMRKKPLYQLEFGLKDIPHTREHYVYEKIKNPGGFLDNALMPTFTFDEQEIMAITTALLSFQELPVHEKFRVKEPRARLGEPQGEFGMLVSKYRCLTCHRINGRGGTMAPDISRAGSQLTHAWIENYFRLPYTLRPIMTERMPNFYMHEEEIEILSDYISMVLRDDALEVNSELEFSVAEIESGRKLYFNTYGCQACHQIGGEGGYVGPPLDNLAQRLQPGWVYQRLKNPRRFNPDVLEPNFDLSDDEARALTAFLLTTKGD; encoded by the coding sequence ATGAAAGATTTATCAAAACAGTTCGGGTTTGTCAGCCTGCTCTTTCTGGTCATCATGGCCGTTTCTCCGGTGAAGGAGCATTTCCGGCAGTGGAGGCAAATGCAGCGTTCATATAATAAGTATATTGAAATACTTCCGCAGCGGCTTTCTCCGGTAAAAAAAGGATTGAAACAAATCTGGATCCCGGACTTGGGTGTCATTGACCGTTGCTCCACCTGTCATCTGGGCTCGACCGAACCTGCCCTGAAAGATGCTCCAGTACCCTTTGCCACACATCCGGAGATTTATCACCAGCCCGAAGAGTTTGGCTGCACACCTTGCCATCAGGGTCAGGGGTTGGCCACCGACATGAAATCCGCGGGAGGTAAAGTTGAATTCTGGGAAGAACCGATCCTTTCCCGGCCGTTTATTGAATCCTCCTGCGGCACCTGCCACCAGGAAGATCTGAACAACCAGGCTCCGCTGTTGAACGAGGGATTGGAGTTGATAGAAGAATACAATTGCGCAGGCTGCCATGAAATAAAAGGCCTTGACAAGGAATTTGCACCTCGCTTGGATGGCCTGGGGTCCAAGGTAAACCGCCAATGGCTTGTCCGCTGGCTTACTGAACCTGCCAAAGTGGTCGCCTCCACACTGATGCCGGATTTCCGTCTTACGGAGGAGGAAATAAACCTGCTTGCCGATTTTCTGCTCACTTTCAAAGAGTATCCAACTCCTGTCGAGCTTGAACCTCTTCCGGAGGTGCTGCGTCAGGAGGAAATCCTGGATGAACTCTATGAGCCCGGGGAGACCCTGTTCCGCACTGCGAGGTGTATCAGTTGCCATCTTGTCAACGGGAAAGGCGGGAGTGTGGCGCCGGAAATTGGAACGATCGCATCAAAAGCCAGCCTGGAATGGATCTACAATTTCCTCAGAAATCCACATGCCCTGCAGCCGGGAACTCCGATGGCGCAGTATAGTTTTTCAGATGAGGAACTCCAGAGCGTCACCGCCTACATCGCGATGGAGTTAGTGGATTGGGACGCACCCGAACAGACCGATGATTCAACGGACCAACCGGATCCGAATTATTATGAGAAGGGTCTTAAATTATTTCAAAACTACAACTGTGGCGGCTGCCACTCACTAAGTGGAATCGCATTAGGCGAGCAGACCGGGCCTTCTCTTTCGAATATGAGAAAAAAGCCGCTTTATCAACTGGAATTCGGATTGAAAGACATCCCTCATACCAGGGAACATTATGTGTATGAAAAGATCAAAAATCCGGGCGGCTTTCTGGACAATGCGCTTATGCCGACTTTTACATTTGATGAACAGGAGATCATGGCAATCACTACCGCGCTACTAAGTTTTCAGGAACTGCCTGTGCATGAAAAATTCAGGGTTAAAGAACCAAGAGCCCGGCTGGGGGAGCCACAGGGAGAATTTGGAATGCTAGTGAGCAAGTATCGGTGCCTCACCTGTCATCGGATTAACGGCCGCGGAGGGACAATGGCTCCGGATATTTCGAGAGCCGGCAGCCAGCTGACTCATGCGTGGATCGAGAACTATTTCCGACTGCCCTATACTCTGCGCCCCATAATGACCGAACGCATGCCGAATTTCTACATGCATGAAGAGGAAATAGAAATATTGAGCGATTACATTTCCATGGTTTTAAGAGATGATGCCCTGGAAGTGAATTCGGAATTAGAATTCAGTGTGGCAGAAATTGAATCCGGACGGAAACTCTATTTCAATACCTATGGCTGCCAGGCATGCCATCAAATTGGCGGTGAGGGCGGATATGTCGGGCCTCCACTGGATAACCTGGCCCAAAGGCTGCAACCAGGCTGGGTGTATCAAAGACTTAAAAATCCGCGGCGGTTTAATCCGGATGTGCTTGAGCCGAATTTTGATTTGAGTGATGATGAGGCAAGAGCCTTGACCGCATTTTTGCTGACCACAAAAGGTGATTGA
- a CDS encoding cytochrome c, producing MKRYQRRKLTSGLFLLCAALLFFLIGFEPNSRQAMATSSGSAESGREHSGSFEAEPYSSRVGKKLYMHYCQICHGETGQGNGFNSYTLETQPRDFTDGNYLDALPDRRVAEAIREGGPGVNKSVLMPAWGKTFSPIEINYLVHYLRKFTPKDRAK from the coding sequence ATGAAAAGATATCAGAGGAGAAAGTTAACGAGCGGGCTATTTCTGCTTTGCGCCGCCCTGTTGTTTTTTCTGATTGGTTTCGAGCCCAACTCACGCCAAGCCATGGCCACTTCCTCTGGATCGGCGGAGTCCGGCAGGGAACATAGCGGCTCTTTTGAAGCAGAGCCATATTCCAGTCGTGTTGGCAAGAAATTATATATGCATTATTGCCAGATCTGCCATGGAGAAACAGGTCAGGGAAACGGTTTTAACTCTTACACCCTGGAAACGCAGCCCAGAGATTTCACCGATGGTAACTATCTGGATGCTCTTCCTGATCGCAGGGTGGCAGAGGCGATACGGGAAGGAGGACCGGGAGTAAATAAATCGGTTTTAATGCCAGCCTGGGGTAAGACTTTCAGCCCAATCGAAATCAACTACCTGGTTCACTATCTCAGGAAGTTCACTCCAAAAGACAGGGCAAAGTAA
- a CDS encoding MerR family transcriptional regulator gives MLLRIGKVAREVEMSVKRIIEYEKEGLIKPLRKRSSSHRLFSEFEIRQIKRIRQLIHERGFTLSSIKHVLNMAPCWVVLDCDSWDSCPAYNNPHQRCWELKNDANEECSCMGTCERCPVYLVKDVQSEPLFEKTP, from the coding sequence ATGTTGTTGAGGATAGGGAAAGTCGCTCGGGAGGTCGAGATGTCTGTAAAGAGGATTATAGAATACGAAAAGGAAGGATTGATAAAGCCGTTAAGGAAAAGATCGAGCAGCCACAGGCTTTTCAGCGAGTTTGAAATTCGCCAGATCAAAAGAATCAGACAACTCATTCACGAAAGAGGATTTACCCTCTCCAGCATTAAACATGTGCTTAACATGGCTCCCTGTTGGGTGGTACTTGATTGCGACAGTTGGGATTCTTGTCCCGCTTACAACAATCCTCATCAAAGATGCTGGGAATTAAAGAATGATGCGAATGAGGAGTGCAGTTGCATGGGTACGTGTGAACGTTGCCCGGTGTACCTTGTCAAAGATGTACAGTCGGAACCGCTTTTTGAAAAAACGCCATAA